In Streptomyces sp. NBC_01426, one genomic interval encodes:
- a CDS encoding carbohydrate ABC transporter permease, translating to MTHEATALEPGRHPYKTAPTSPPAPTPAGPSRRTPGGGRHGTRWTPWLYLAPALVVLSALLAYPIYQLGLISFLEYTQAQVSGGEPTTFKGLDNYRTLFCDGQFRQVLLTTVVFAACCVITTLGVGCALAVLLTRVRALPRLVLLLAALGAWATPAVTGSTVWVFLFDPDHGPVNRLLGLGDFSWTYGRYSAFALVLFEVVWCSFPFVMVTVYAGIKAIPPEVLEAASLDGASPWRIWRSVIAPMLRPILTVVTIQSIIWDFKVFTQIYVMTAGGGIAGQNLVLNVYAYQKAFASSQYSLGSAIGIVMLLILLAVTLVHLRLMRRQGEEL from the coding sequence ATGACGCACGAAGCCACGGCCCTGGAGCCGGGCAGGCACCCGTACAAGACCGCACCGACCTCGCCGCCGGCCCCGACCCCCGCCGGGCCGTCGCGCCGCACCCCCGGCGGTGGACGCCACGGCACCCGCTGGACGCCCTGGCTCTACCTCGCGCCCGCACTCGTCGTACTCTCCGCGCTGCTGGCCTACCCGATCTACCAGCTCGGCCTGATCTCCTTCCTCGAATACACCCAGGCTCAGGTCAGCGGGGGCGAACCCACGACCTTCAAAGGCCTCGACAACTATCGGACGCTGTTCTGCGACGGCCAGTTCCGACAGGTCCTGCTCACCACCGTCGTCTTCGCCGCCTGCTGTGTGATCACCACCCTCGGCGTGGGCTGCGCGCTCGCCGTACTGCTGACCCGCGTCCGGGCCCTGCCGAGGCTGGTCCTGCTGCTTGCCGCGCTCGGTGCGTGGGCCACCCCCGCCGTCACCGGGTCCACCGTCTGGGTCTTCCTGTTCGACCCCGACCACGGACCCGTCAACCGACTGCTCGGCCTGGGTGACTTCTCCTGGACCTACGGGCGCTACAGCGCCTTCGCCCTCGTCCTCTTCGAGGTCGTCTGGTGCTCGTTCCCGTTCGTCATGGTGACCGTGTACGCGGGCATCAAGGCGATTCCCCCCGAGGTCCTGGAGGCCGCCTCACTGGACGGCGCCTCCCCGTGGCGGATCTGGCGCTCCGTCATCGCCCCCATGCTCCGGCCGATCCTGACCGTGGTCACCATCCAGTCGATCATCTGGGACTTCAAGGTCTTCACCCAGATCTACGTGATGACCGCGGGCGGCGGGATCGCCGGACAGAACCTCGTGCTCAACGTCTACGCGTACCAGAAGGCCTTCGCGTCCTCGCAGTACAGCCTGGGCTCGGCGATCGGCATCGTCATGCTGCTGATCCTGCTGGCCGTCACCCTCGTCCACCTGCGCCTCATGCGACGTCAGGGAGAAGAGCTGTGA
- a CDS encoding STAS domain-containing protein: MPITHDFDNGVLVIRLNEDLDISNRGVALWELEALLRGYRPRHLVMVVSAPHIGPAVLSTVLRAERRCQELGATLSVVAPEREAQRQLRSHHKPHVYETIAQAVAAEESAGTAAA; encoded by the coding sequence GTGCCTATCACCCATGATTTCGACAACGGCGTGCTGGTCATCCGTCTCAACGAAGACCTGGACATCAGCAACCGCGGTGTGGCGCTCTGGGAGCTGGAGGCCCTTCTGCGCGGGTACCGGCCGCGGCACCTCGTCATGGTGGTCTCGGCCCCGCACATCGGCCCGGCGGTGCTGAGCACCGTGTTGCGGGCCGAACGACGGTGCCAGGAGCTGGGCGCCACCCTGAGCGTGGTGGCCCCCGAGCGCGAGGCGCAGCGGCAGCTCCGCTCCCACCACAAGCCGCACGTGTACGAGACGATCGCGCAGGCCGTCGCGGCCGAGGAAAGCGCCGGCACGGCGGCGGCCTGA
- a CDS encoding extracellular solute-binding protein, with product MKLRFRIATSVAALVVAGLTATACAPQTSSSTSSKDETSGTLRVWLFQEVNNAPKKKVIDEAIAAFTRDHAGADVEVEYIPVESRAQRVKAAFNDPKSAPDLIEYGNTDTAGYVKDGGLVDVSAEFGDWAEAKDTDPTATRSVTVGGKVYGAPLFVGVRALYYRTDVFDELGIRPPKSQDELVSTAKRIRQARPELYGIAVGGAYTYGAMPFIWANGGDIAKESGGTYTSAIADPAAQKGIRTYTSLFGDDNCPAAKCAAMGGNATVTAFASGNAAMAIGGDFSHQAVEAGAVKGKYAVVPLPGVKEGSIAPAFAGGNNIGVLKGTPRRTLAIDLMKRFAGKDTQRKLFDAMGFLPTYTDVRAEAAKKDPFVTPFVDTLAAGTRFVPASPGWGRIDASTVLPTMFQEIVSGRKDVPAAAGDAARKMDTAFSDAG from the coding sequence ATGAAACTCCGCTTCCGCATAGCCACATCCGTCGCCGCCCTCGTCGTGGCAGGACTCACCGCCACCGCCTGCGCCCCACAGACCTCCTCCTCCACCTCCTCGAAGGACGAGACGTCCGGCACCCTGCGCGTCTGGCTCTTCCAGGAGGTCAACAACGCCCCGAAGAAGAAAGTCATCGACGAGGCGATCGCCGCCTTCACCCGGGACCACGCGGGCGCCGACGTCGAGGTCGAGTACATTCCCGTCGAAAGTCGCGCCCAGCGGGTCAAGGCGGCCTTCAACGACCCGAAGAGCGCCCCGGACCTGATCGAGTACGGGAACACCGACACCGCCGGTTACGTCAAGGACGGCGGACTCGTCGACGTCAGCGCGGAGTTCGGGGACTGGGCGGAGGCGAAGGACACCGACCCGACCGCCACCCGCTCGGTCACCGTCGGCGGCAAGGTGTACGGAGCCCCGCTCTTCGTCGGCGTACGGGCCCTGTACTACCGCACCGACGTCTTCGACGAGTTGGGGATCCGACCCCCGAAGTCCCAGGACGAGCTGGTCTCCACGGCCAAGAGGATCCGCCAGGCCCGACCCGAGCTGTACGGCATCGCGGTGGGCGGCGCGTACACCTACGGCGCCATGCCGTTCATCTGGGCCAACGGCGGTGACATCGCCAAGGAGAGCGGCGGCACCTACACGTCCGCGATCGCCGACCCCGCCGCGCAGAAGGGCATCCGGACGTACACCTCGCTCTTCGGGGACGACAACTGTCCGGCCGCCAAATGCGCGGCCATGGGCGGAAACGCGACGGTGACCGCCTTCGCCTCGGGCAACGCCGCCATGGCCATCGGCGGGGACTTCAGCCACCAGGCCGTCGAGGCGGGCGCGGTGAAGGGCAAGTACGCGGTCGTACCGCTGCCCGGCGTCAAGGAGGGCTCGATCGCACCGGCGTTCGCCGGAGGCAACAACATCGGCGTCCTCAAGGGCACCCCGCGGCGCACCCTGGCGATCGACCTGATGAAGCGGTTCGCGGGCAAGGACACCCAGCGCAAGCTGTTCGACGCGATGGGATTCCTGCCGACGTACACCGACGTGCGGGCCGAGGCCGCGAAGAAGGACCCGTTCGTCACGCCGTTCGTCGACACCCTCGCCGCCGGGACCCGGTTCGTGCCGGCCTCCCCGGGATGGGGGCGCATCGACGCCTCGACCGTCCTGCCGACCATGTTCCAGGAGATCGTGAGCGGCAGGAAGGACGTGCCCGCCGCCGCCGGCGACGCGGCGAGGAAGATGGACACGGCCTTCTCCGACGCCGGCTGA
- a CDS encoding SDR family oxidoreductase — translation MGRRWLVTGCSSGLGRALATAAARAGDQVAVTARKLASLEDLVQAWPGQITPIAMELRDAHQCEEAVRTAADRMGGIDVLVNNAGSGLFGTVEEVSDAELRDQIETLLVGPWRLARLVLPSMRAQGGGHIVNISSLAGRMAFPGLASYVAGKHALEGMCQALAAEVAPFGVRVTAVEPGVFATRYGSALAEAAHRLPDYAEATGEMLGGFRAMEDNEEYGRPEDFADGVLAIVASDAPTPLRVPIGEDAYAYLEAVEQAAREEFAAARTLARPQA, via the coding sequence ATGGGGCGTCGTTGGCTGGTGACGGGATGTTCGTCGGGGCTCGGGCGGGCGTTGGCCACTGCTGCCGCGCGGGCCGGCGATCAGGTCGCGGTGACCGCCCGCAAACTCGCCTCCTTGGAGGACCTCGTCCAGGCCTGGCCCGGACAGATCACCCCGATCGCGATGGAGTTGCGTGACGCGCACCAGTGCGAGGAGGCCGTCCGGACCGCCGCGGACCGCATGGGCGGAATCGACGTCCTGGTCAACAACGCGGGCAGCGGCCTCTTCGGCACAGTCGAGGAGGTCTCCGACGCCGAGCTCCGGGACCAGATCGAGACCCTGCTCGTCGGCCCCTGGCGCCTCGCCCGCCTGGTCCTGCCGTCGATGCGCGCCCAGGGCGGCGGACACATCGTCAACATCTCCTCGCTCGCGGGCCGCATGGCCTTCCCCGGTCTCGCCTCGTACGTCGCGGGCAAGCACGCGCTGGAGGGCATGTGCCAGGCCCTGGCCGCCGAGGTGGCCCCGTTCGGGGTGCGGGTGACGGCCGTCGAGCCCGGCGTCTTCGCCACCCGGTACGGGTCGGCCCTCGCGGAGGCGGCCCACCGTCTCCCGGACTACGCGGAGGCGACCGGCGAGATGCTCGGCGGATTCCGGGCCATGGAGGACAACGAGGAGTACGGGCGGCCGGAGGACTTCGCGGACGGCGTGCTCGCGATCGTCGCCTCCGACGCGCCCACCCCCCTGCGGGTCCCGATCGGGGAGGACGCCTACGCCTACCTGGAGGCCGTCGAGCAGGCGGCCCGCGAGGAGTTCGCTGCGGCCCGCACCCTCGCCCGACCGCAGGCCTGA
- a CDS encoding FAD-dependent oxidoreductase encodes MARVAVIGGGIGGLGTALMLGRRGHAVTLFEQDARQAGADPDRDFFHWNRPRVPQAVQPHSFLAPVRTVLRAEAPDVHADLLARGAREYHDFDWFGEHPPYRAGDEDLVTLRTRRIVLEAALTAAVLGEDTVEVRRGCRVSGLAVEEGGPPRVTGVRQGTRTYAADLVVDASGRRSPVPAWLVAAGGRPPVVDSHRTGIAYLCRWYRLRPDGPRDPGRVKTGSASSFALAGVFPSDNDTFAVHLVLSTGDPTRGALTDPAVFEAAARRFPATAAWLDLDPEPQSPVLAMAGLDNRWTALVDDEGPVLTGLVNVGDSLMHTNPTLGHGVALGLGAAQHLATHADLIAADPAHHHTWTARTLRPWFDAQVAADRANEQRLTESAPATDRRAAAVAACAFDDPVVMRARARVRHLLQPAQEAYGTDEVDRHVTSWLDAHPEFSPEHDGPTRDQWEALIPA; translated from the coding sequence GTGGCGCGGGTTGCGGTGATCGGTGGGGGCATCGGCGGTTTGGGGACGGCGCTCATGCTCGGGCGGCGGGGCCATGCGGTCACGTTGTTCGAACAGGACGCGCGGCAGGCCGGAGCGGACCCGGACCGGGACTTCTTCCACTGGAACAGACCCCGCGTCCCCCAGGCCGTCCAGCCCCACTCCTTCCTCGCGCCCGTACGCACCGTGTTGCGGGCCGAGGCCCCCGACGTCCACGCGGACCTGCTGGCACGCGGGGCCCGGGAGTACCACGACTTCGACTGGTTCGGCGAGCACCCGCCGTACCGGGCCGGCGACGAGGACCTCGTGACCCTGCGCACCCGCCGCATCGTGCTGGAGGCCGCCCTGACCGCGGCCGTGCTGGGGGAGGACACCGTGGAGGTGCGGCGCGGCTGCCGGGTGTCCGGGCTCGCCGTCGAGGAGGGCGGCCCGCCCCGGGTCACCGGGGTGCGGCAGGGAACGCGGACGTACGCGGCGGATCTCGTCGTCGACGCGTCCGGCCGCCGCTCGCCGGTCCCCGCCTGGCTGGTCGCGGCGGGCGGCCGGCCACCCGTGGTCGACAGCCACCGCACCGGCATCGCCTACCTGTGCCGCTGGTACCGGCTGCGTCCCGACGGCCCGCGCGACCCCGGGCGGGTGAAGACCGGCTCGGCCTCGTCGTTCGCGCTCGCCGGCGTCTTCCCTTCCGACAACGACACCTTCGCGGTGCACCTGGTGCTCTCCACGGGTGACCCGACCCGCGGTGCGCTCACCGACCCCGCCGTGTTCGAGGCCGCCGCCCGCCGCTTCCCCGCCACCGCCGCCTGGCTCGACCTGGACCCCGAACCGCAGTCGCCCGTCCTGGCGATGGCCGGCCTGGACAACCGCTGGACGGCCCTCGTCGACGATGAGGGTCCCGTCCTCACCGGCCTGGTGAACGTCGGGGACAGTCTCATGCACACCAACCCCACCCTGGGGCACGGAGTGGCCCTCGGCCTGGGCGCCGCTCAACACCTCGCCACCCATGCCGACCTGATCGCCGCGGACCCCGCCCACCACCACACCTGGACGGCGCGGACCCTGCGCCCGTGGTTCGACGCGCAGGTCGCGGCCGACCGCGCCAACGAACAACGCCTCACCGAGAGCGCGCCGGCCACGGATCGGCGGGCCGCGGCCGTGGCGGCCTGCGCCTTCGACGATCCCGTCGTCATGAGGGCCCGGGCCCGGGTCCGTCACCTCCTGCAACCGGCCCAGGAGGCCTACGGCACCGACGAGGTGGACCGACACGTGACCTCCTGGCTGGACGCCCACCCGGAGTTCTCGCCGGAGCACGACGGCCCGACCCGGGACCAGTGGGAAGCACTCATCCCGGCCTGA